From the genome of Verrucomicrobiaceae bacterium, one region includes:
- a CDS encoding ATPase gives MPILSPFHGRQFLADQFERLFRKPKASLVVVQGRRRIGKSAFVTHCGRTFADHFIKLEGLGPREGISAVEQLAAFAEQLAAQTKVPRVTLESWPQAFQMLAQALPAKGKVVLLLDEISWMATGSTDFAGHLKVAWDNLFSVRNHLVVVLCGSVSSWIEANLLKSAGFVGRTSWVFTMPPMPLPECVPFWRAKAPRIPVLEKIKTLAVTGGVPRYLEEIDPSQTAEQNIHRLCFDPGGLLFREFEDLFSSVFNRRADRYRDICRVLSGPARTMTEITKELQIGRGGIVTEALTELESAGFITCDLPFSPLGGTEKRTAKYRLSDNYSRFYLRYIEPEKMRIQKGLYRTRALETLPQWDTIMGLQFENLVISNRDALLRHIELANTPILNAGPYFQAKTLRTEACQIDMLLRTKKSLYVIEIKLREKITHDCITAVQEKIRKLKLPKGTPCRSVLVYQGQLDPSIPDEDFFDYLVPFEKLFEA, from the coding sequence ATGCCTATCTTGTCTCCTTTCCATGGTCGCCAGTTCCTAGCGGACCAGTTTGAGCGTCTGTTTCGCAAGCCGAAAGCCTCCCTCGTCGTCGTACAGGGACGACGGCGCATCGGCAAGAGTGCCTTCGTCACACACTGCGGGCGGACGTTTGCGGATCACTTCATCAAGCTCGAGGGTCTCGGCCCGCGTGAAGGCATCAGTGCGGTGGAGCAACTCGCCGCCTTCGCGGAGCAGCTCGCCGCGCAGACAAAGGTGCCGCGTGTCACGCTCGAATCATGGCCGCAGGCCTTTCAGATGCTCGCTCAGGCGCTTCCGGCAAAAGGAAAGGTCGTGCTGCTGCTCGATGAAATTTCCTGGATGGCCACAGGCTCGACGGATTTCGCCGGGCATCTCAAAGTGGCGTGGGACAATCTTTTCAGCGTGCGAAACCACCTCGTCGTCGTGCTCTGCGGCTCCGTCTCCTCATGGATTGAGGCGAACCTGCTCAAAAGCGCTGGATTCGTCGGCCGCACGAGTTGGGTCTTCACCATGCCGCCGATGCCGCTGCCGGAGTGCGTGCCCTTTTGGCGAGCCAAAGCCCCGCGCATTCCCGTGCTGGAGAAAATCAAGACCCTCGCCGTCACTGGTGGCGTGCCACGTTACCTGGAGGAGATCGATCCTTCGCAGACAGCGGAACAAAACATCCATCGCCTCTGCTTTGACCCCGGCGGGCTGCTCTTCCGCGAGTTCGAGGATCTTTTCAGCAGCGTCTTCAACCGCCGCGCAGATCGCTACCGCGACATCTGCCGCGTTTTGAGCGGCCCCGCCCGCACCATGACCGAGATCACGAAGGAACTGCAAATCGGCCGCGGTGGCATCGTCACCGAGGCGCTCACCGAGCTAGAAAGCGCGGGCTTCATCACCTGCGACCTGCCTTTTTCACCTCTCGGCGGCACGGAGAAGCGCACCGCGAAGTATCGCCTCAGCGATAACTACAGCCGCTTTTACCTCCGCTACATCGAGCCTGAGAAAATGCGCATCCAGAAGGGCCTCTACCGCACGCGTGCGCTCGAAACGCTGCCACAGTGGGACACTATCATGGGCCTCCAGTTTGAAAACCTCGTCATCAGCAACCGCGACGCCCTCCTGCGCCACATCGAGCTCGCCAACACACCCATCCTCAACGCCGGGCCGTATTTCCAAGCCAAAACGCTACGCACCGAGGCCTGCCAGATCGACATGCTGCTGCGCACGAAGAAGTCGCTCTACGTCATCGAGATCAAGCTGCGGGAAAAGATCACCCACGACTGCATCACCGCCGTGCAGGAAAAAATCCGCAAACTGAAGCTCCCCAAAGGCACGCCCTGCCGCAGCGTCCTCGTCTATCAGGGCCAGCTCGATCCCAGCATCCCCGACGAGGACTTCTTCGACTACCTCGTGCCGTTTGAGAAGCTGTTTGAGGCGTGA
- a CDS encoding pirin family protein, which yields MKLTLRKSDERGHANHGWLDSYHTFSFADYYDPAHMGFRSLRVINQDVIAPGAGFPTHPHRDMEIFSYILWGALAHKDSMGNGRTLEPGQIQLMSAGKGVTHSEFNPSKTEGASLLQIWIRPREAGLKPSYTEWHPKPEHDSAEKVLVISPDGREGSATIHQDADIYRVRLAAGKSTTHEVKAGHGAWFQLIKGSVTLNDTTLNPGDAASTDDSGTLTLTASEDAEALLFDLA from the coding sequence ATGAAACTCACCCTTCGCAAATCCGACGAACGCGGCCACGCCAACCACGGCTGGCTCGACAGCTATCACACCTTCTCTTTCGCTGATTACTATGATCCGGCGCACATGGGCTTCCGCAGCCTGCGGGTGATCAATCAGGACGTCATTGCTCCTGGAGCTGGTTTCCCCACGCATCCGCACCGGGACATGGAGATCTTTAGCTACATCCTCTGGGGTGCGCTGGCGCACAAAGACAGCATGGGCAATGGTCGCACGCTAGAGCCAGGCCAGATCCAGCTCATGAGCGCAGGCAAAGGTGTGACTCACAGCGAGTTCAACCCCTCGAAGACGGAAGGTGCCTCGCTGCTGCAAATCTGGATTCGTCCCCGCGAAGCGGGCTTGAAGCCGAGCTACACCGAGTGGCATCCGAAGCCCGAACACGACAGCGCGGAAAAGGTGCTCGTCATCTCGCCCGATGGCCGGGAAGGCTCGGCCACCATCCATCAAGATGCGGACATCTACCGCGTGCGCCTCGCCGCTGGTAAATCCACCACGCATGAAGTCAAAGCTGGACACGGAGCCTGGTTCCAGCTCATCAAAGGCAGCGTCACCCTCAACGACACCACCCTCAACCCCGGTGATGCCGCTAGTACCGACGACTCCGGCACGTTGACGCTCACCGCCAGCGAAGACGCCGAAGCCCTTCTCTTCGACCTCGCCTAA
- a CDS encoding YceI family protein has product MTAHEFQTLLASANAPLLVQVLPEEVFAAKRIPGSKQACVYEVAFFDQIAALTTDKARAIIVYGAGSGSLDAKVAAEKLRAAGFTNVTAFEGGLDAWSAAGLPLEGEGALPAAPSLSGTFHADTEQSLIRWTGRNLFNHHSGTVRLAEGEITLRDNALVAARFRIAMDSIACEDISDSAMNQMLIAHLHSDDFFDVAQHPVAEFIAESITPLATCTDGTPNHLLRGQFSLRGITREIEFPILVATADGQRLTAQGVLDLDRTQFGSVYGSGRLFRFLGKHIVNDHIHLHIKLHADLKS; this is encoded by the coding sequence ATGACTGCCCACGAATTCCAAACCCTCCTCGCCTCCGCGAACGCGCCGTTGCTCGTGCAGGTGCTGCCGGAGGAGGTCTTCGCCGCGAAGCGCATTCCCGGCTCAAAGCAGGCTTGTGTGTATGAGGTGGCCTTCTTTGATCAAATCGCCGCTCTCACCACTGACAAAGCCCGCGCCATCATCGTGTATGGCGCGGGCAGCGGCTCGCTCGATGCCAAGGTGGCGGCTGAAAAGCTCAGGGCGGCTGGTTTTACGAACGTGACGGCTTTCGAAGGCGGTCTCGATGCGTGGAGTGCCGCCGGATTGCCGCTGGAAGGCGAGGGCGCATTGCCCGCCGCGCCTTCACTCAGCGGCACCTTCCATGCGGACACGGAGCAAAGCCTCATCCGCTGGACCGGGCGCAATCTCTTCAACCATCACAGCGGCACCGTGCGCCTCGCCGAGGGCGAGATCACGCTGCGCGACAACGCGCTCGTGGCCGCCCGCTTCCGCATCGCGATGGACAGCATCGCCTGCGAGGACATCAGCGACTCCGCGATGAACCAAATGCTCATCGCCCATCTACACAGCGATGACTTCTTCGATGTCGCGCAACATCCCGTGGCCGAGTTCATCGCAGAAAGCATCACGCCCCTCGCCACCTGCACCGACGGCACGCCGAATCACCTCCTGCGCGGCCAGTTCAGCCTGCGCGGGATCACCCGCGAGATCGAGTTCCCCATCCTCGTCGCCACCGCCGATGGCCAGCGCCTCACAGCACAGGGCGTGCTCGATCTCGACCGCACCCAGTTCGGCAGCGTCTATGGCTCCGGCCGACTCTTCCGCTTCCTCGGCAAACACATCGTCAACGACCACATCCACCTGCACATCAAGCTCCACGCCGACCTGAAATCATAA
- a CDS encoding alkene reductase: protein MQLLSPLTAGAFQLKNRVLMAPLTRCRADADHNPTPLMAEYYAQRASAGLIIAEATMVMEGNSSFWMEPGIYSDAQVKGWKAVTDAVHAKGGQIVLQLWHGGRACHPLLNGGAQPVAPSAIPITGDEVHTPEGKKPYVTPRELRDDEIPGIVAGFKKAAENAKAAGFDGVEVHGANGYLLDEFLRDGANKRSGPYGGSIENRARLMLEVLDAVISVWGADRVGLRISPLNSYNSMIDSDPVGVTTYIAQQCSTRGIAYLHLMRADFFQAQQGDVMTPARLHFKGTLISNMGYTADEAEQAITEGKLDAVAFGTSFLANPDLPARIAAKAPLNAPNPARFYSPGPEGYTDYPVIAA from the coding sequence ATGCAGCTCCTCTCCCCACTCACCGCCGGCGCTTTCCAGCTCAAAAACCGCGTCCTCATGGCCCCGCTCACGCGTTGCCGTGCCGATGCCGATCACAATCCCACACCGCTCATGGCGGAATACTACGCGCAGCGTGCCAGCGCCGGTTTGATCATCGCAGAGGCCACCATGGTCATGGAGGGCAATTCATCCTTCTGGATGGAACCCGGCATCTACTCCGACGCTCAAGTGAAAGGCTGGAAAGCCGTCACCGATGCCGTGCACGCCAAAGGTGGTCAAATTGTGCTCCAGCTCTGGCACGGCGGTCGTGCCTGCCATCCGCTGCTCAATGGCGGAGCCCAACCCGTCGCCCCGAGCGCCATTCCGATCACCGGCGATGAAGTCCACACGCCCGAAGGCAAGAAACCCTACGTCACGCCTCGCGAACTCCGCGACGACGAAATCCCTGGCATCGTCGCCGGTTTCAAAAAGGCTGCCGAAAATGCCAAAGCGGCCGGTTTTGACGGCGTCGAGGTCCACGGAGCCAATGGCTACCTGCTCGACGAATTCCTCCGCGACGGTGCCAACAAGCGCAGCGGCCCCTACGGCGGCTCCATCGAGAATCGCGCTCGTTTGATGCTCGAAGTGCTCGATGCCGTCATCAGCGTCTGGGGCGCGGATCGCGTCGGATTGCGCATCTCGCCGCTCAACAGCTACAACAGCATGATCGACAGCGATCCCGTCGGCGTCACCACCTACATCGCTCAGCAATGCTCCACGCGCGGCATCGCCTACCTGCACCTGATGCGTGCCGATTTCTTCCAAGCTCAGCAAGGCGATGTCATGACGCCTGCCCGCCTGCACTTCAAAGGCACGCTCATCAGCAACATGGGCTACACCGCCGACGAGGCCGAACAAGCCATCACCGAGGGCAAGCTCGACGCCGTCGCCTTTGGCACCAGCTTCCTCGCCAATCCTGATCTGCCCGCCCGCATCGCTGCGAAGGCTCCGCTCAATGCGCCGAACCCCGCACGGTTCTACTCCCCCGGCCCTGAGGGCTACACCGACTATCCCGTGATTGCCGCGTAG
- a CDS encoding carboxypeptidase regulatory-like domain-containing protein: MDSIPSGPLQGFRQVEADGRFSVPVIPRSVKEVTMFAYADGYASASLRDHSLKPGETFEWNPVLKTTSEFVEGTVVDKKGAAVAGAEIRISGDGQPTNVKLTRTDAQGRFRIDKLAAGPVRVTAKQKTPDFSRDTWIDAKAPQSDLRLVLPDAEGKVSGVVLDHTGKPVAGAEVQSYSRDRKTVTDKTGYFDLSGLEFGWFSLDVKSRLPDGTRLEKDFRAKTGMMQLKLTLPATADDSRYTSAASIDLTGKPAPEIHVATWIHTEPLAAKAGGKVRILDFWGMECAPCLAGFPKLQKFWQEHQQDGIELLALSSGFYPEQEVREYLKRHPDLHFPMAIGHTEEKDAEAYQVRGIPTYVVIGKDGRILSSGHDWEKASSTALKAAKP, encoded by the coding sequence TTGGACTCCATCCCGAGCGGCCCGCTCCAGGGGTTTCGGCAAGTCGAAGCGGATGGGCGCTTCTCCGTGCCGGTGATCCCGCGCTCCGTTAAAGAGGTGACGATGTTTGCCTATGCAGATGGCTACGCTTCCGCCTCTTTGCGTGACCATTCGTTGAAGCCCGGCGAAACCTTTGAATGGAACCCCGTGCTGAAAACGACGAGCGAATTCGTCGAAGGCACCGTGGTGGATAAAAAGGGAGCCGCCGTGGCAGGTGCAGAAATCCGCATCTCCGGCGACGGACAGCCAACGAATGTGAAACTCACCCGCACCGATGCCCAAGGCCGCTTCCGCATCGACAAACTGGCCGCAGGCCCGGTGCGTGTGACCGCGAAGCAAAAGACGCCTGATTTCAGCCGCGACACCTGGATCGACGCCAAAGCCCCGCAGAGTGATCTGCGCCTCGTTTTGCCGGACGCCGAGGGCAAAGTCTCCGGCGTCGTGCTCGATCACACAGGCAAGCCCGTCGCTGGCGCAGAAGTGCAATCCTATTCACGCGACAGAAAGACCGTGACGGACAAAACGGGATATTTTGACCTCAGTGGACTCGAATTCGGCTGGTTTAGTCTCGACGTGAAATCGCGGCTACCGGACGGCACGCGGCTCGAAAAAGACTTCCGCGCCAAAACGGGCATGATGCAGCTCAAACTGACACTCCCCGCCACAGCAGATGACTCACGCTATACTTCTGCGGCATCCATTGACCTCACGGGCAAGCCTGCGCCAGAAATTCACGTCGCCACCTGGATTCATACCGAGCCGCTAGCGGCCAAAGCGGGCGGGAAAGTGCGCATCCTAGACTTTTGGGGCATGGAGTGCGCCCCGTGCCTCGCGGGCTTTCCGAAGCTGCAAAAGTTTTGGCAGGAGCATCAGCAGGACGGTATCGAACTCCTCGCCCTCAGCTCCGGTTTTTATCCCGAGCAAGAAGTGCGAGAGTATTTGAAGCGTCATCCCGATCTCCATTTCCCCATGGCCATCGGTCACACCGAAGAAAAAGATGCTGAGGCCTATCAAGTGCGCGGCATCCCGACCTACGTCGTCATCGGCAAAGACGGCCGCATCCTCTCCAGCGGCCATGATTGGGAGAAAGCTTCCTCCACCGCGCTAAAAGCGGCGAAACCGTGA
- a CDS encoding transposase, whose product MRKQISRRPQAGGKLLFDDLPDYRFSLYVTNLDLPLDQIWNIYNTRADCENRIKELKQDFGLDAFCLQDFWATEASFRFIMVAYNLMSLFRHFGLNSHNQATLATLRSYCFAIGGWVRQHARKRVLKLSLPG is encoded by the coding sequence GTGCGTAAGCAGATCAGTCGCCGTCCACAGGCCGGAGGCAAGCTGCTCTTCGACGACCTGCCCGACTACCGCTTTAGCCTGTATGTGACCAATCTCGACCTGCCGCTCGATCAGATATGGAACATCTACAACACTCGGGCCGACTGCGAGAACAGGATCAAAGAGTTGAAGCAAGACTTCGGCCTCGACGCGTTCTGCCTGCAGGACTTTTGGGCGACGGAGGCCTCGTTCCGCTTCATCATGGTAGCCTATAATCTGATGAGTCTGTTCCGGCATTTTGGACTCAACAGTCACAATCAAGCCACCTTGGCGACGCTGCGATCCTATTGCTTTGCAATAGGCGGTTGGGTCAGACAACACGCTCGAAAGCGAGTGCTCAAGCTCTCACTGCCTGGCTAA
- a CDS encoding transposase — MVNLPIEYSDKPVTPFGGMALMKRFVDQTGIREHLATLDLPQGGSNRAYDPVQIIESFWLGIWTGASRYIHCDWLRQDQTLAAIFGYESLPSQSTYSRFFGKFSHARNTVVFPALQKWFFAQINVGAVTVDFDSTVITRDGSQEGAARGYNPNRKGRNSHHPLMAFISQTRMVANAWLRPGNTAACSNCVEFMRETFDEALAGVKVGLVRGDSGFYTDEILSALEERSLKYHRRAGLLQHQERGPRHEGLGGNLPWHRSQRVAASASRFEGQGASAHCGA; from the coding sequence ATGGTGAATCTACCGATTGAATACTCCGACAAGCCTGTGACGCCCTTTGGCGGCATGGCGTTGATGAAGCGTTTTGTGGATCAGACTGGTATCCGCGAACATCTGGCCACCTTGGATCTGCCTCAAGGCGGGTCGAATCGAGCGTATGATCCGGTGCAGATCATTGAAAGCTTTTGGCTTGGCATCTGGACGGGGGCTAGCCGCTACATCCACTGCGATTGGTTGCGCCAGGATCAAACGCTTGCAGCCATTTTTGGCTATGAGAGCCTGCCAAGCCAAAGCACCTACAGCCGGTTCTTCGGCAAGTTCTCTCATGCGCGCAACACGGTGGTGTTCCCAGCCTTACAGAAGTGGTTCTTTGCGCAAATCAACGTGGGAGCAGTGACGGTGGACTTCGACAGCACGGTCATCACGCGCGATGGCAGCCAGGAAGGCGCTGCCAGGGGCTACAACCCCAACCGCAAAGGGCGCAACTCGCACCATCCGCTCATGGCCTTCATCAGTCAGACACGGATGGTGGCCAATGCGTGGCTGCGCCCGGGCAACACGGCAGCGTGCTCCAATTGCGTCGAGTTCATGCGCGAGACTTTCGATGAGGCGCTCGCGGGAGTGAAGGTGGGCCTCGTGCGTGGCGACAGCGGTTTTTATACTGACGAAATCCTGAGCGCGTTGGAAGAGCGCAGCCTCAAATATCATCGCCGCGCGGGCCTACTCCAACATCAAGAACGAGGTCCACGGCATGAAGGACTGGGTGGAAATCTGCCCTGGCATCGCAGTCAAAGAGTGGCGGCATCAGCCAGCCGATTCGAAGGCCAAGGCGCGTCGGCACATTGTGGTGCGTAA
- a CDS encoding VOC family protein: MSTPIHPGVRIGHVHLKVADLERSLAFYCGVLGFQLTQRYGPGAAFVSAGGYHHHIGLNTWESRGGKAPPPGNTGLYHAAILYPDRASLADALRRLIEHQIPLDGAADHGVSEALYLQDPDGNGLELYVDRDPADWPRNSKGELEMTTGPLNLEALALVGISGRSLQTSGE, from the coding sequence ATGAGCACACCCATCCATCCCGGCGTCCGCATCGGCCACGTTCACTTGAAAGTGGCCGATCTCGAGCGCTCGCTCGCCTTTTACTGCGGCGTGCTCGGCTTTCAGCTCACGCAGCGCTACGGACCCGGAGCGGCCTTCGTCTCTGCGGGCGGCTACCATCACCACATCGGCCTGAACACCTGGGAAAGCCGTGGTGGCAAAGCCCCGCCGCCCGGCAACACCGGTCTCTACCACGCCGCCATCCTCTACCCGGACCGCGCATCACTCGCCGATGCCCTGCGCCGCCTCATCGAGCATCAAATCCCGCTCGATGGAGCCGCCGATCACGGCGTCAGCGAAGCCCTCTACCTCCAAGACCCCGACGGCAACGGCCTCGAACTTTATGTGGACCGCGATCCCGCCGACTGGCCGCGTAACTCAAAAGGTGAACTCGAAATGACCACTGGGCCGCTCAATCTGGAGGCGCTGGCCCTTGTAGGTATCAGCGGTAGATCACTTCAGACGAGTGGCGAGTAG
- a CDS encoding RecQ family ATP-dependent DNA helicase: MPHDLHATLRQYFGHADFRPGQQQVMEALLAGRSALALFPTSAGKSLCYQLPALLMDGVTLVISPLIALMKDQVQALKARGIAAARLDSSLSQDEAAEVFDGMRNGTLKLLYIAPERLMNENFVERLKRLRISMMAVDEAHCISEWGHNFRPEYLRLAHVARELGIRPVLALTATATPSVAADIRTAFSIAQADHVQTSFRRANLHYRVTPCTAAQRLPKLTALLLKRKVPSIVYVTLQNTAEHVATHLQKSGVNALAYHAGLADEHRHAAQDAFMSGKTDVIVATIAFGMGIDKADTRAVYHYNLPKTLENYAQETGRAGRDGKTSACELLACADDCITLENFTFGDTPTPQAIRQLLDHLLLSGTEFDVSMYDLSHATDIRPLVIETVITNLELDGVLRPLGSFYASYQFRFLQPEQRILSGHKAERQAFLRRLFGAGKRGTKWITLNPDEAAAALEEPRERILKALTWLQESGDIEMKPSGSRQKYRLAEDAHRRDAKELTLKMQNLFADRERRDVERLHQVLEFAQHRGCLTKWLLHYFGEEMPEDCGICTSCKEREKGQQADAPREIPQSPAPPITTEHVAAIRELQNERHASLRTARQLARFLCGLTSPATSRERLGRHDSFGLLERIPFADVLAQTESMGR; the protein is encoded by the coding sequence ATGCCACACGACCTCCACGCCACCCTCCGCCAGTATTTTGGTCATGCGGATTTCCGCCCTGGGCAGCAGCAGGTCATGGAGGCTCTGCTAGCCGGGCGCAGTGCGCTGGCGCTGTTCCCGACAAGCGCTGGAAAATCACTCTGCTATCAGCTTCCCGCACTGCTCATGGATGGTGTGACGCTGGTCATCTCACCACTCATCGCTCTGATGAAGGACCAAGTGCAGGCGCTGAAGGCACGCGGCATCGCCGCTGCACGGCTGGATTCCTCTTTGAGCCAGGATGAGGCTGCGGAGGTCTTTGATGGCATGCGCAATGGCACGCTGAAGCTGCTCTACATCGCCCCGGAGCGGCTCATGAATGAAAACTTCGTCGAGCGGCTCAAACGCCTGCGCATTTCGATGATGGCGGTCGATGAAGCGCACTGCATCTCCGAGTGGGGGCATAATTTCCGGCCGGAATACCTGCGCTTGGCCCATGTGGCCCGCGAGCTGGGCATCAGGCCTGTTTTGGCCCTCACCGCCACCGCGACTCCCTCCGTGGCGGCAGACATCCGCACGGCATTTTCCATCGCACAGGCGGATCATGTGCAGACCTCCTTCCGCAGGGCGAATCTGCATTATCGCGTCACGCCCTGCACAGCGGCGCAGCGGTTGCCAAAACTCACCGCGCTGCTGCTGAAGCGCAAGGTGCCCTCCATCGTCTATGTGACGCTGCAAAACACCGCCGAGCACGTCGCCACGCATTTGCAGAAGAGCGGTGTCAATGCGCTCGCCTATCACGCTGGCCTCGCAGACGAGCATCGCCACGCGGCGCAGGATGCCTTCATGAGCGGAAAGACGGATGTCATCGTCGCGACCATCGCCTTTGGCATGGGCATCGACAAGGCAGACACCCGCGCCGTTTATCATTACAACCTGCCCAAGACGCTGGAAAACTACGCCCAGGAAACAGGCCGCGCCGGACGCGATGGCAAAACCTCCGCCTGCGAGCTGCTCGCCTGTGCAGATGACTGCATCACGCTGGAAAATTTCACCTTTGGTGACACACCCACGCCACAGGCCATCCGCCAACTGCTCGATCACCTGCTCCTCAGTGGCACGGAGTTCGATGTGTCGATGTACGATCTCTCACACGCCACCGACATCCGCCCGCTGGTCATCGAGACAGTCATCACGAATCTGGAGCTCGATGGTGTGCTGCGCCCACTCGGCTCCTTTTACGCCAGCTACCAGTTCCGCTTTCTCCAGCCGGAGCAGCGCATCCTCAGCGGCCATAAAGCGGAGCGGCAGGCCTTTTTGCGCCGCCTTTTCGGCGCGGGGAAGCGCGGCACGAAGTGGATCACCCTCAATCCAGACGAAGCCGCCGCTGCGCTGGAGGAACCACGCGAGCGCATCCTCAAAGCACTCACCTGGCTCCAGGAAAGTGGTGACATCGAGATGAAACCGAGCGGCAGCCGCCAGAAGTACCGCCTGGCCGAAGATGCCCACCGCCGCGACGCCAAAGAGCTCACGCTGAAGATGCAAAACCTCTTCGCCGACCGCGAGCGGCGCGATGTGGAGCGGCTGCATCAGGTGCTGGAGTTTGCCCAGCATCGTGGCTGCCTCACAAAATGGCTGCTCCACTACTTCGGCGAAGAAATGCCAGAGGACTGTGGCATCTGCACGAGCTGCAAAGAGCGCGAAAAAGGCCAGCAAGCCGACGCACCGCGTGAAATCCCGCAAAGCCCCGCGCCACCCATCACCACCGAGCACGTCGCCGCCATCCGCGAGCTACAAAATGAGCGCCACGCCTCCCTGCGCACCGCACGGCAGCTCGCCCGCTTCCTCTGTGGCCTCACCAGTCCCGCTACCAGTCGCGAACGCCTCGGCAGGCATGACAGCTTTGGGCTGCTAGAGCGCATCCCCTTTGCCGATGTGCTAGCGCAGACAGAATCCATGGGCCGGTGA
- a CDS encoding metallopeptidase family protein yields the protein MTIARLESIASRIVRDTLTSLPPVIRQEADACRIDLVDMAEALDAEDDLDPDLLGLFEGNARCDPLPAAPNEMPRIRLFLDNLWDESEGHLETFREEVRITLLHELGHYLGLDEAQVAALGLA from the coding sequence ATGACCATTGCCCGCCTGGAATCCATCGCATCACGCATCGTGCGGGATACGCTCACGAGTCTGCCGCCTGTGATCCGGCAGGAGGCGGATGCATGCCGCATCGACCTGGTGGACATGGCGGAGGCACTCGATGCCGAAGACGACCTCGATCCAGATCTGCTCGGCCTCTTTGAGGGGAATGCACGCTGCGATCCCCTGCCTGCCGCGCCAAATGAGATGCCGCGCATCCGCCTTTTCCTCGATAACTTATGGGACGAAAGCGAGGGCCACCTGGAAACCTTTCGCGAAGAGGTGCGCATCACTCTGCTGCATGAGCTAGGGCACTATCTCGGGCTCGATGAGGCACAAGTCGCGGCGCTGGGGCTTGCTTGA
- a CDS encoding TrkA C-terminal domain-containing protein has protein sequence MAPIIALLVIALISLLAVRVGSTALMMTGLSWDTASFQSYSAFFGVGFTTKEAEMVVNHPVRRRIIRDLILAGNIGLTSALATLIVTLVQSGSQGDTLQMLAWLIGGLLALYLIARMGWVQKALDHVIRHTLERAGIVRVLDYELLLRIQHGYVVSEIEVLPDTCLAGRMLSETRPWDKGVVILAIKREGQTRHGIPGREDMILPGDVLTAYGKEDHLRAMTECRTKKEA, from the coding sequence ATGGCCCCCATCATTGCCCTACTCGTCATCGCGCTCATTTCACTGCTCGCGGTGCGTGTAGGCTCCACCGCGCTGATGATGACGGGACTGAGCTGGGATACGGCCAGCTTTCAGAGCTACTCCGCATTCTTCGGCGTCGGATTCACCACCAAGGAGGCCGAGATGGTGGTCAATCACCCCGTGCGCCGCCGCATCATCCGTGATCTCATTCTCGCGGGCAACATCGGCCTCACCTCCGCGCTAGCCACTCTCATCGTCACGCTGGTGCAAAGTGGCTCTCAGGGCGATACACTCCAGATGCTGGCGTGGCTGATCGGTGGCCTGCTAGCTCTCTATCTCATCGCACGCATGGGCTGGGTGCAGAAGGCGCTCGATCACGTCATCCGCCACACCCTCGAGCGTGCGGGCATCGTGCGGGTGCTCGATTACGAGCTGCTGCTGCGCATCCAGCACGGCTATGTCGTCTCCGAGATCGAGGTGCTGCCAGACACCTGCCTCGCCGGCCGCATGCTCAGTGAGACACGCCCCTGGGATAAAGGTGTCGTCATCCTCGCGATCAAGCGTGAAGGGCAGACTCGGCATGGCATCCCTGGTCGTGAGGACATGATCCTCCCCGGCGATGTACTTACTGCCTACGGCAAAGAGGACCATCTCCGCGCCATGACGGAATGTAGGACCAAAAAAGAGGCGTGA